In Euphorbia lathyris chromosome 10, ddEupLath1.1, whole genome shotgun sequence, a single genomic region encodes these proteins:
- the LOC136208484 gene encoding uncharacterized protein, translated as MTSPIDGSKKDKVVIRAVSRDEEGRKRVEKTELDTHNIDTIKYVEKKLMDKGVHRMDRHPVDGYGGVSKPPPKCGHGGKYTWEGPDDLVENEMDDVPAAIDEKDPNYVDEEEEEKILRGENSDVAGFVVGEVDVAKEAKDGVARIEVDPKLIV; from the coding sequence ATGACGTCACCAATCGACGGCAGCAAGAAGGATAAAGTGGTAATAAGAGCAGTTTCTCGCGACgaagaaggaagaaaaagagTGGAAAAAACAGAGCTCGACACACACAACATTGACACAATTAAATACGTGGAGAAGAAGCTCATGGACAAAGGAGTTCACCGGATGGACCGGCATCCGGTGGACGGATACGGAGGAGTGTCGAAACCGCCGCCGAAGTGTGGTCACGGCGGGAAGTACACGTGGGAAGGAcctgatgatttggtggagaatgAGATGGATGACGTGCCGGCGGCGATTGATGAGAAGGATCCGAATTATGTGgatgaagaggaggaagagAAGATATTGAGAGGTGAAAATAGTGACGTGGCGGGTTTTGTTGTGGGTGAAGTTGACGTGGCTAAGGAGGCTAAAGATGGTGTTGCTAGAATTGAGGTTGATCCTAAGTTGATTGTTTAA